The Streptomyces sp. NBC_00597 DNA segment CGTGACGCGATAGGCCGCGCACGCCTCCGGAACGGATTCCGCGCCGGCACCGGCTTCGGCCGCCGGACCGCCGTGCTCCACCGCGTTCGCGCACGCCTCGCTCAGTGCCACCGACAGATCGAAGGAGATGTCCGGGTCCACCCCCGCGGTCTCCATCGTCCCCAGCAGCAACCGCCTGGCGAGCGGCACGCTCGCGGCTTCGCGCCTCAAGTGGAGAGACCACCAGATGCTCATACGGTTACGTATTGCCGCCCGCGGCAGGGCGTAAGCCCCCGGCGGCTGACACAGCCCTCATTCGGCCGATGGCGACACGTCGAAGCAGTTGTGTATGCAACGGAGCATGCGGCGGTGTACGGGGCGGCGTACGTGTCCGCGCCGGGTTCGGGGGGCGAAGCCCCGTAGGGGGGCACACACGACCTTCCGGACCTGCCGTATGGACGTTGTGAGGGCAGTGCGATGATGGCCCGGCCATGACTGTCCCCCACCCGACGCCCGCCGGAGCCGGCCTCCGGTTGATCCGGGCCGCGGTGTTCACCGCGGTCTGCGTCGTGCTGTCCGCGGCCGGGCACGCGCTGGCGTCCTGCGCCACCGTGCCCTGGTGGGCCCTCGTCATCGCCTTCCTCGCCGTGTTCGCGGTCGCCGCGCCCCTCGCGGGCCGCCGGCGCTCGCTGCCCGGCATCGCCGCCGCACTCGCCTTCGGACAGCTCGCTCTGCACGCGGTGTTCGGCCTCGGCCAGCAGAGCACCGCCGCCGCGCAGGCACCCGCCACGGCCGACGCTTCGCTCGCGGCGCTCGCCGCCCGGCTGGTCTGCGGCGGCAACTCCGTCCCGCTCAGCCCGGCCGACGCCCGGCAGATCCTGCAGACCGCCGGACTGGACCCGGCCGCCATGGCCGCCCAGGCCGCCACCCAGGCGCACATGGGCCACGCCCACCTGACGCAGGCCGCCGCGGCTCCCGCCACCGGCCTGTTCAGCACCGGCATGCTCGTCGGCCACCTGCTGGCCGCACTGGCCGCAGGCTGGCTCCTGGGGCGCGGTGACGCCGCCCTGTTCCGGCTCGTGGAGCTGTCCCGCACCTCCGCCGAAGCCGGGCCGGTGCGCCCGCTGCGCGCCGCGCTGGCCTTCGTACGCGCCTTCGGCGCCGGGCTCGCGGGCACGCACACCGGCACCCCGCAGGCTGCCCGGACCGCCACCGAACCCGCCGCGCACACCGGCCGGGAGACGCTCCAGCACACGGTGATCAGGCGCGGGCCGCCCCGCACGGCGCTCGCCCTCGCAGCCTGACGCGGCACCCCTTCCCCGGGACACCCGGCGCAAGGACCGGTGCCGCGAACTCCGCGCGCGCCCGTGCGCGGAACCACCGTCACCCGCCCCTGTGGAGTGTTACCGCCATGAAGACCTCTCGCGTCTCCTTCGCCGCCGCCCTTGCCGCCGGCACCGTCCTCGTCCTGTCCGGCACCGCGTTCGCGCACGTCGGCGTGCAGCCCGTCGGCGAAGCCACCAAGGGCGGTTACGCGACGCTGAACTTCAAGGTTCCGAACGAGCGCGACAACGCCTCGACGACGCAGCTGGAAGTCAACTTCCCGATCGACCAGCCGCTGACGTCGGTCATGCCGCAGGACATCCCCGGCTGGACGTCCAACGTCGAGAAGACCAAGCTCGACAAGCCGCTGACCGTCCACGGCAAGCAGGTCAACGAGGTCGTCACCAAGGTGACCTGGAGCGGCGGCAAGATCGAGCCCGGCAAGTTCCAGCAGTTCCCGGTATCCGTCGGCAAGCTGCCCGACAACGCCGACCAGATGGTCTTCAAGGCGATCCAGACGTACGACAACAACGAGGTCGTCCGCTGGATCGAGGAGGCCAAGGAAGGCGCGGCGGAGCCGCAGAACCCGGCTCCGGTCCTGAAGCTGACCGCCGCCAAGGCGTCCGCCGCCGACGACCACCACGACGACAAGGGCGCCGCAGCCAAGGACGACAAGGGCCACGAAGAGGCCGCGGGCAAGACCTCCGACACGACCGCGCGTGCCCTCGGCATCGCGGGCATCGTCATCGGCCTCGGTGGTGTCGCCTTCGGTGTCGCCTCGCGCCGCCGCGCCTCCTGATCCACCGCGGCCGCAGGCCGTATTCACTTCTCAGCGTGCGTCAGCCGGCCCCTCTCCGTGGCCGGGCCGCCCGCACCACATCCCCGATCCCAGGGACATCTCGCCATGCGCACCACACGTGTGACGGTCGCCGCCCTCGTGGCAGCCGCCGCCCTCACCCTCACCGCCTGCGGCGGTGAGCCCGCCAAGCCCAACTCGGTCACGCAGATCACCGGCCAGTCCAAGGCCGGTGCCGCCACGGTCCTCGACCGCCCGTTCGACAAGCCGGAGCTGGTCCTGACGGACACCACCGGCAAGCCGTGGAACCTGCGCGAGCAGACCAAGGGCAAGCCGACGCTCATCTACTTCGGCTACACCAACTGCCCCGACGTGTGCCCCCTGACGATGAGCAACATCGCCGTCGCCAAGAAGGCACTGCCCAAGGCCGACCAGGACAAGCTCCAGGTCGTGTTCGTCACCACCGACCCCGAACGGGACACTCCCGACTCCCTCGGCGCGTGGCTCAGGGCCCAGGACCCGTCCTTCACCGGACTGACCGGGGACTTCGCCACCATCCAGGCCGCCGCGCGCAAGCTCGGCATCGGCATCGACCCTCCGAAGAAGGAGGCCGACGGCAGCGTCGTGTCCATGCACGGCGCCCAGGTCATCGCGTTCTCGCCCAAGACCGACGAGGGGTACCTCCTCTACGGCGAAGGCACGACCGTCGACAACTACACCGCGGACCTGCCGAAGGTCATCAAGGGGGAGAACCCGTGAACGCCCGCACCATCCGTACCCTCGCCGCCGCGCTCTCCCTGACGGCAGCACTGGCCATATCCGGCTGCTCGTCGGACTCCGACGCCGACTCCGGCTCCAAGTCCGGCGCGGACAAGCCGAAGATGACGGTCACCGGCGCCTTCATGCCGGAGCCCGTGAACGACAAGATGGCCGGCGCGTTCATGGTCATCAAGAACGAGTCCAAGACGGCCGACAAGCTCACCGCCGTCACCAGCCCCCTCTCCGACGACCTGCAGATCCACGAGACCAAAGACCAGAAGATGCGGCAGGTCGCTGCCATGGACGTGCCGGCCAACGGCGAGCTCAAGCTGGAGCGCGGCGGCAGCCACGTCATGTTCATGGGGCTGAAGAACACGCCGAAGGTCGGCGACAAGGTCACCGTGGAGCTGCGCTTCGAGAAGGCCGACCCCGTCAAGGTCGAGCTGGACGTCAAGGAACGGACGTACAACGCCCAGAACACCAGCGCCCACTGACGGACCGAGGTACTGACACGCCATGACGGCCATCGCCCCCTCCCCGGCCCGCGTCCGGGCCCCGGCACTCCTGCCGCGGCTCGCGCTGGTCCTCGCAGCCCTGCTGGCAACCCTGTTCACCGCGGCCGGTCCGGCCGCGGCACACGCCGCACTCACCGCGAGCGACCCCAAGGACGGGGCGGTGGTCGCCACGGCCCCCGCCCAGGTCACCCTCTCCTTCTCGGAGCAGGTCGCCATGGGCGACGACTCCATCCGGGTCATGGACCCGCAGGGCAGGCGGGTGGACACCGGCGAACTGCGGGACATGTGCAGCGGAACCACCGTCCGCTACGGCACGGCGCTGCACTCCGGGCTACCCGACGGCACCTACACCGTCGCCTGGCAGGCCGTGTCCGCCGACAGCCACCCCGTTTCTGGCGCCTTCACCTTCTCCGTCGGCACCCCCTCGGCGACCAGCGTCGCCCTGCCCACCGAGAAGGCGGGCGGCGGACCGGTGGGCATTGCCTACGGCATCGCCCGCTACGCCGCCTACGCCGGTTTCACCGTCCTCGTCGGCGGAGCCGCCTTCATCCTGCTGTGCTGGCGACGCGGCGCGGCGCAGCGCCCGCTGCAGAAGCTGATCGTGCGCGCCTGGGTCACGCTCACGGCCGCCACCCTCGTGATGCTGGTGCTCCGCACGCCGTACACGGGATCGGGGAAGTTCGCCGACGCGCTGGACCTCAACGGCCTGAGGGCCGTCCTGGAGACCAAGACCGGCGCCTCCCTCGTCTCCCGGCTGCTCCTCCTCGGCGCCGCCGCCCTGTTCATCGCCGTGCTGTTCGGGGCGTACGCGCGCCGGACCGCCGAGGCTGCGGACAAGGGAAAGCGCAAGGACAAGAGCAAGGAGGCGGACAAGGAGGGCGACGACCTGCTCTTCGGCCTCGGCATCGGCGGAGCCGTGGTGGCCAGCGGTATCGCCGCCACCTGGGCGCTGTCGGAGCACGCCTCGACCGGCATCCAGCCCGGTATCGCCATGCCTGCCGACATCCTGCACCTGCTGGCCGTCGCCGCCTGGCTCGGCGGACTCACCGCCCTGCTCGTCGCCCTCCACAAGGTCCCCGGAATCGAGCGAGAGGCCGTCCAGCGGTTCTCCCGGGTCGCGTTCGTCAGCGTCGTGGTCCTCGCCGTCACCGGCGTCTACCAGTCCTGGCGGCAGCTCGGCAGCTGGTCCGCCCTCACCGGGACCAGCTACGGACAGCTGCTGCTGCTGAAGGTCGGGCTCGTCGCCGTCGCCGTCGGCATCGCCTACGTCTCCCGCTCGTGGACCGCACGGCTTACCGAGGCACCTGCCGGGAAGGCAGCCAAGATCACGCGACAGCGCGATGTTTCACGTGAAACAAAGCCGGCAGCCGTGACCGTTCCCGAGGACCCCAAGCGTGCCGCGCAGCTCGCCCGGCAGCGCGCTGCCCGCGAGAACGCCCGCGAGAAGCAGGTACGCGATGCCGATCCGGCCCGGGCAGGACTGCGCCGCTCCGTGCTCGCCGAAGCCGGGGTCGCCATCGCCCTGCTCGCCGTGACCACCGTCCTCACCAGTACCGAGCCCGGCCGGACCGCCGAGCAGGCGAGCGGGCGCGACTCCGCGGCGGCCACCGCCGTCCCCAACCGCGCCATCAAGATCACCCTGCCGTTCGACACCGGCGGCCAGAACGGCAAGGGGTCGGTCCGCGTCGAGGTCGACCCGGGCCGGGTCGGCGCCAACTCGCTCCACGTCTGGGTCGAGGACCCCGACGGCCAACCGCTCGACGTTCCCGAGATCAAGGTCGCCTTCACCCTGCCCGCCAAGGACATCGGCCCCCTGCCGCTCGTCCCGGAGCGCGCGGCCCCCGGACACTGGAGCGCATCCGGCGTCCAGCTGCCGCTGGCAGGTGAATGGCGGATCGACGTGTCCGTCCGTACCTCCGACATCGACCAGACGACCGTGCAGAAGAACGTGAAGATCGGCTGACCAGAGTGACCGAGAGCAACCCCGACATCGAGATCTCCCGGCGCCGGCTGCTGGGCACCGTCGGCGCCGCGGGCGCCGCCGGGCTCGCGCTGGGCGCCACCGGCGGCGCCCTCGTGCACTCCGCCCTCGCCGACTCCCCGGCCGGCGCGGCCGGGGCCGCCGGGGGCCTCGCCTCCCTGGGCGCCAACCAGGTCGCCTTCCACGGCGATCACCAGGCCGGCATCACCACCCCCCTCCAGGCCAAGGGCCACGTCCTCGCCTTCGACCTGGCCCCCGGGGCCGGCCGCAAGGAGGCCGCCGCCCTGATGCGGCGCTGGTCCGACACCGCCCGGCTGCTGATGGCGGGCAAGGCCGCCTCGGCCGCCGACTCCGGTATCGCCCTCGACGCCGGACCGTCCTCCCTCACCGTCACCTTCGGGTTCGGGGCCTCCTTCTTCGAGCGCACCGGGCTCGCCGCCCGCCGCCCCACCGCCCTCGACCCGCTGCCCGACTTCTCCGCCGACCGGCTCGACGCACAGCGCAGCAACGGCGACCTGTGGGTCCAGATCGGTGCCGACGACGGGCTCGTCGCCTTCCACGCACTGCGCGCCCTCCAGAAGGACGCCGGAGAAGCCGCCCGGGTGCGCTGGCAGATGAACGGCTTCAACCGGTCCCCCGGTGCCACTGCCGCCCCCATGACCGCCCGCAACCTCATGGGTCAGGTCGACGGCACCAACAACCCGAAGCCCGCCCAGCCCGACTTCGACAAGCGGATCTTCGTCCCCGCCACCGGTCCCGGGCCCGCCGAGCACGCCTGGATGGGCGGGGGCTCGTACGCGGTCGTGCGGCGCATCCGGATGCTCCTCGACGACTGGGACAAGCAGTCCCTGGCCCAGCAGGAGCAGGTCATAGGCCGTACGAAGGCCACTGGCGCGCCCCTCACCGGCGGCACCGAGACCACGACGATGGCCCTCGACAAGATCGGCCCCGACGGCAAGCCGGTCATCCCGACCAACGCGCACGCCCGGATCTCCGCCCCCGAGCAGAACGGCGGGGCCGCCATGCTCCGGCGTCCCTTCTCCTTCCACGACGGGATCGCCGCCGACGGCACCCCGGACGCGGGTCTCCTCTTCATCTGTTGGCAGGCCGACCCGTTGCGCGGGTTCGTCCCCGTCCAGCGCAAGCTCGACCGCGGGGACGCCCTGTCGGCTTTCATCCGGCACGAGTCCAGCGGGCTGTACGCGGTGCCGCCCGGCCCCCGCGACGGGGAGTACGTGGGGCAGCGGCTGCTCGAAGGATGAACAGCGCCCCGGTGGTCGGGGACCCGGCATTAGGCTGATCACATGTCGGCCACGCGCTTCACCTATCTCGGTCCCGAGGGCACCTTCACGGAAGCCGCCCTCCGCACACTGCCGGAAGCCGCGACCCGGGAGCTCGTCCCGATGGTGTCGGTCCCGGCCGCCCTTGACGCCGTGCGCAACGGGGAGGCCGCGGCCGCCCTGGTGCCGATCGAGAACTCGGTCGAGGGCGGGGTCACCGCCACTCTGGACGAGCTGGCCTCCGGCGAACCGCTGATGATCTACCGCGAGGTGCTGCTGCCCATCGCGTTCGCACTGCTCGTGCGGCCCGGGACCACGCTGTCGGACGTCAAGACCGTCACCGGGCACCCGGTCGCCCAGCCCCAGGTGCGCAACTGGCTGCGGGCGCACCTGCCCGATGCGGCGTGGGAGTCGGCCGCCTCCAACGCCGACGGTGCCCGGCTGGTCCAGGAGGGCCGCTTCGACGCCGCCTTCGCGGGCGAGTTCGCGGCCGCCACGTACGGGCTCGTCCCGCTGGTCACCGAGATCCACGACGCGGAGAACGCAGAGACCCGGTTCGTGCTCGTCGGACGCCCCGCCCGGCCGGCCGCACCGACGGGCGCCGACAAGACCTCCGTCGTGCTGTGGCTCGGCGACGACCACCCCGGTGCGCTGCTGGAGCTCCTCCAGGAGTTCGCCGTCCGCGGGGTGAACCTGATGCTGATCCAGTCCCGGCCGACGGGCGAGGGCATCGGCAACTACTGCTTCGCCGTCGACGCCGAGGGCCACATCTCCGACCGCAGGGTCAGCGAGGCGCTCATGGGACTCAAGCGCACGTGCCCCCAGGTCCGCTTCCTCGGCTCCTATCCCCGTGCCGGCGTCGCTCAGGGTGACGTGCGTGCTCCGCGACCCGGCACCTCGGACGGCGATTTCACGGCGGCTTCCGACTGGCTGACGCGCTGCCTCGACGGCCGGGCGTAGCTCTTCTTCCCTTGTCCACAGAGTTATCCACAGGCCGAGATGGGGACCTGTGGACTAGTCGACATCATGGCGCGACAAGGTCGACAAATCGGTCGGGGGCCCAGGTTTCGCGCTGGGGAGCGGAAGGTGAACGGCGTCACCCCTACATCGCCGATCAACTCTTTGGGGCGAGCCATTCCCACCCGAATGAGTGTGTGAGGGTGGTTTGAGCTCCGATTCCCTCGGGCGGGCTGCGGGTGGGGATTGATCTAATTCCGTGTCCACAGATCCGGCGCACAGCCTGTGGACAAGTCACCGTGGTGGGCAATTCCTGTGGACAAGGGAGAGGCCCCCGCCCTGCTCAGAGGGCGCCTGGATACCCCCGCTTGTGCCCCTTTTCAGGGAATGGGCCACTTTTATTGACCGGCCAGGAAGGGCCACTTCCAGCCAGCCGGCCAAAGTTTTCCATTCTCCGCAATTGGGACATAGCGACACGCAGCGTGATATCGGTGTGAGCCCGGGAAGCCCAGCCCGGTAGCCTGGAGGGGTGATTGACCTCCGGCTGCTCCGTGAAGACCCTGACCGTGTCCGCGCCTCGCAGCGCGCCCGTGGAGAGGACGTCGAACTCGTCGACGCACTGCTCTCCGCCGACGAGCGCCGCAGGTCCTCAGGCATGCGCTTCGACGAACTGCGCAATGAGCAGAAGTCGCTCGGCAAGCTCATCCCCAAGGCCTCTCCGGAGGAGCGCGCGGAGCTGCTGAAGAAGGCCGAACAGCTCAAGTCGGACGTCAAGGCCGCCGAGGCCGAGCAGAACGAGGCCGACGAGGCCGCCAAGCGACTGCTGCTCCAGCTCGGCAACATCGTCCACGAGGACGTCCCGGTCGGCGGCGAGGAGGACTTCACCGTCCTTGAGACGCACGGCACGATCCGCGACTTCGGCGCCGAGGGCTTCGAGCCCAAGGACCACCTGGAGCTCGGCGAACTGCTGGGCGCCATCGACGTCGAGCGCGGCGCCAAAGTGTCGGGCTCGCGGTTCTACTACCTGACCGGTGTCGGCGCCCTGCTTGAGCTCGCCCTGGTCAACGCGGCGATCGCGCAGGCCACCGAGGCCGGCTTCGTCCCGATGCTGACCCCCGCGCTGGTCCGCCCGCGCGCCATGGAGGGCACCGGCTTCCTCGGCCAGGCCGCGGAGAACGTGTACCACCTGGAGAAGGACGACTATTACCTGGTCGGCACCTCCGAGGTCCCGCTCGCCGCGTACCACATGGACGAGATCATCGACGCCGAGAAGCTGCCGCTGCGGTACGCCGGCTTCTCCCCGTGCTTCCGCCGCGAGGCCGGTACGTACGGCAAGGACACCCGCGGCATCTTCCGCGTCCACCAGTTCGACAAGGTCGAGATGTTCTCGTACGTCGCGCCGGAGGAGGCCGAAGCCGAGCACCAGCGTCTCCTGGAGTGGGAGAAGCAGTGGCTGACCAGCCTGGAGCTGCCCTTCCAGGTGATCGACGTCGCCACCGGCGACCTGGGCTCCTCCGCCTCCCGCAAGTTCGACTGCGAGGCGTGGATCCCGACCCAGGGCAAGTACCGCGAGCTGACCTCGGCCTCGAACTGTGACGGCTTCCAGGCCCGCCGCCTGTCGATCCGCTACCGCGACGGCAAGAAGACCGCGCCGCTCTCGACGCTGAACGGCACGCTGTGCGCCGTACCGCGCACGATCGTCGCGATCCTGGAGAACCACCAGCAGGCCGACGGTTCCGTGCGGGTGCCCGCGGCGCTCCGCCCGTACCTGGGCGGCCGCGAGGTCCTGGAGCCGATCGCCAAGTGAGCCCGGCCCCGTTCCCGTACAAGCTCGTCGCGACCGATCTCGACGGCACGCTGCTGCGTGGCGACGACACGGTCTCGGAACGCACCCGTGAAGCGCTCGTCGCGGCCACCGCGGCGGGCGCGGCACACATCATCGTCACCGGCCGGGCCGTGCCCTGGACCCGGGGCGTGCTGGACGATCTCGGCTACCACGGGATCGCGGTGTGCGGGCAGGGCGCGCAGGTCTACGACGCGGGGGCGCACCGGCTGCTGACCTCGGTGACGCTGGACCGGCAGCTTGCCGGTCTGGCTCTGTCGAAGCTCGAAGCCGAGGTGGGTCCGCTGGCGCTCGCGGCCAGCCGGGACGGAGTGGACGGCGATGTGCTGTTCGGGCCCGGCTACCAGGTACAGGAGGGCCTGCCGGCCGTCTACCTGGAAGACACCGCGGAGGTCTGGACGGCTCCGCTGAACAAGCTGTACATCCAGCACCCGGAGCTCGGCGACGACGCTCTGGTCAAGGCGGCCCGGAAGACCGTGGGCTCGCTGGTGGACATCGTCATGGCCGGCCCGGGGATAGTGGAGATCCTGCCGCTCGGGCTGACGAAGGCCACCGGCCTCTCGCTGGCCGCGCGCCGGCTGGGCGTGAAGGCGGCGGAGACGATCGCCTTCGGCGACATGCCCAACGACATTCCGATGTTCGGCTGGGCGGCGCGCGGGGTGGCGATGGCCAATGCCCATGCCGAGCTGAAGGCCGTGGCCGACGAGGTGACGGCCTCCAACGAGGAGGACGGCATCGCGGTGGTGCTGGAGCGTCTGCTGGGCGCCGCCTGACGGCCCCTCCCCGCAACGGGAACCGTCCGAGAACGAGGGAAGGTCCGGAACAGCCCGCGCCGTACGGCGCGCTCGAAGTGGCTGCTCCGGACCTTTTTGTTGCTCCCCGCACGACTCACTCTGCCCGCGGCGCAGGTCCCGTACCAGTCAATTTCCGTCCATCGGCCAGGGCAGGCGCTGTGCTCATGTTTCACGTGAAACATGCCTGGGGTGCGGGTGACGGGTGAGTGGCCAGGCAAGCAGCCCGACGGACACGGATATGGCGTGCCCGAGGTCGGTGAAGGTGCCTCCGGTGAGGAGGGGCAGCCCGTAGAAGGCGACGACACCAGCGAGGTAGAGCCAGCGCAGCGGGTTGGGGAGCCGGTAGGTGAGGACTCCGATCGAGGCCGCGAGGCCGTAGCTGACGCCCACGTCGACGACATGGACCATGCTCTGCGGGGCCCGGTGGTCCTGAATGGCCATCAGGACCACCTTCTGGCTGATCAGGGTGGCCGTGATGTGGGCGGTCGCGACGATGGCGAGCCAGCGCAGGGTGCCGAGCCAGCGTTCCACGGGTGCGTGGAAGAGCTCGAAGAGGACGGCGTACAGGGCGAGCGAGGCCGGGTTCTCGATCCAGAAGGCACTGGAGAGCAGGGCCCGCACCGGGTGACGGGTGAGTTCGTGGATATTGCTGCTGTGCCGGTGGAGCAGGACGTGCTCCAGGTGGTCGGGTGCGATCACGACGATGACGCTCGTGACGGCGATCATCAGCAGCCATATGTGCGTACCCGGCGAGGAGCGGATCCAGGACCGTACGGGCCTGGACCGCTCGGGCTCGGGGTGCTCGACCATGCACTGATTTTGCCCCGTACGGCGGTGCCCCGCCCGGCCTGTGGGCCGGGCGGGGCACCGCCGCCGATACGTACGGGAAGGTCTTACTCCTCGCCCGCCAGGGTGAGGCGGCGCAGCTTCTGCCCGGCGAAGAGGGTGGCGCCCACGGTGACCACCACGAGCAGGGTCGCCGCGGTCGGCAAGCCGACGGTCGCGTCGACGTACCCTTCGCCGGCGACCTTCTCGGCGAGGGCCAGGGCCCACTGCTGGACGCTGAGGGTCTTCGCCCCGGAAACCAGGCTGCCGAAGAGCGACTCCCAGATCAGGGCGTAGACCAGGCCGAAGACGACCGCGTGCCGGCTGACCGTGCCCAGCAGCAGGAACAGGGCGCTGTAGGCGATCGAGGCGACGAGCGCCGCGACGGTGTAGGCGACGGCGATCTGCTGGCCGTTGCCGTTGAGGATGAAGCCGGCGATCAGGGTCGGGATCGCGGAGAAGGCCATCGTGATGCCGATCGCGACGATCAGCTTGGTCATGATGATCGTCGGACGCTTCACCGGCTTCGAGAGCAGGTAGACGATCGAGCCGTCGTCGATCTCGGGGCCGATGGCTCCGGTGCCGGCGATGACACCGATCAGCGGAACCATGGTGGCGAGGGCGAAGCCGCCCAGGAAGTCGGCGGCGATCTTGTCGTCCAGGCCGCTGAAGGTGCGGACGGCGAGCGAGATGACGATCAGCAGGGCGGGCAGCGCGCAGAGGATCAGCGCGCGACGGCGGCCGAGCAACGCGCGGTACGTGAGCCGGGCGACGGTGGGGTTGTACATGGGTGCCAGCTCCTTCAGGCCGCGACGAGGTAGGAGAAGACCGACTCAAGGGACTCGTCGGAGGGAGAGACCGTCAGCAGGCGGATGCCGTGCGCACGGGCGACCTGCGGCAGCAGCTCGGTGAAGCGGCCGAAGTCGACGGCCTGGATGCGCAGGGCGCCTTCCTTGAGGTCGACCTCGATGCCCGCGGTGGAGGGGTCGGCGATCAGGGCCGCGGCGAGGGCCCGGTCGTCGGAGGAGCGGATGACGTAGCGGTGCGGGCGGTCCGTCATCAGGCGGCGGATCTTGCGGAAGTCGCCGGAGGCGGCGTGCCTGCCGGCGACGACCACCTCGATGTGGGAGGCGAGCTGCTCGACCTCCTCCAGGATGTGGGAGGAGAACAGGACGGTGCGGCCGTCGTCACCCATGCGCCGCAGCAGGTCCATGAGCTGCATGCGCTGACGCGGGTCCATGCCGTTGAACGGCTCGTCGAGGAGCAGCACGGACGGGTCGTGGACGAGGGCCGAGGCCATCTTCACGCGCTGGCGCATGCCTTTGGAGTACGTGGAGATCTTCCGGTCCTGTGCGTACTCCATCTCGACCGTGGCGAGCGCCAGTTGGGCGGCCGCGTCGTCGAGGCCGTGCAGCTCGGCGTTGGCGACGACGAACTCCCGGCCGGTCAGGAAGTCGTACATGGCCTCACGCTCGGGCACGACGCCGATCTGCGTGTAGACCTGCTCGTTCTGCCAGATCGGCGCGCCGTCGAGGGTGACGGTGCCGGTGGAGGGGGCGAGGAAGCCGCCCATCATGTTGATGAG contains these protein-coding regions:
- a CDS encoding ABC transporter permease subunit gives rise to the protein MYNPTVARLTYRALLGRRRALILCALPALLIVISLAVRTFSGLDDKIAADFLGGFALATMVPLIGVIAGTGAIGPEIDDGSIVYLLSKPVKRPTIIMTKLIVAIGITMAFSAIPTLIAGFILNGNGQQIAVAYTVAALVASIAYSALFLLLGTVSRHAVVFGLVYALIWESLFGSLVSGAKTLSVQQWALALAEKVAGEGYVDATVGLPTAATLLVVVTVGATLFAGQKLRRLTLAGEE
- a CDS encoding ABC transporter ATP-binding protein — translated: MTTIDIDHTSRWFGNVVAVNDVTMRIGPGVTGLLGPNGAGKSTLINMMGGFLAPSTGTVTLDGAPIWQNEQVYTQIGVVPEREAMYDFLTGREFVVANAELHGLDDAAAQLALATVEMEYAQDRKISTYSKGMRQRVKMASALVHDPSVLLLDEPFNGMDPRQRMQLMDLLRRMGDDGRTVLFSSHILEEVEQLASHIEVVVAGRHAASGDFRKIRRLMTDRPHRYVIRSSDDRALAAALIADPSTAGIEVDLKEGALRIQAVDFGRFTELLPQVARAHGIRLLTVSPSDESLESVFSYLVAA